A section of the Solea solea chromosome 17, fSolSol10.1, whole genome shotgun sequence genome encodes:
- the LOC131443435 gene encoding nascent polypeptide-associated complex subunit alpha, muscle-specific form-like, with amino-acid sequence MLLTANTWVSEVLLPRCHLSANATTCVDRMRDIYGLLVHDWVLPDATRQLDEPSSAPVEQPTGAVAPPDPQQTLAPPDPRTAPTGPVMAPPDPPVAVASFCPSATSTTSVKFLTRPPAAPTGPSTSGSHSSEGTPAAPVALEKVIDDIVEEGCPAPSAVLKRKRKECPHTVSGSKEFYPVKRVA; translated from the exons ATGCTCTTGACAGCAAACACCTGGGTGTCCGAGGTGTTACTGCCCCGTTGCCACTTGTCGGCGAACGCTACTACATGTGTGGACAGAATGCGGGACATTTATGGACTTCTTGTTCACG ACTGGGTCCTACCAGATGCCACACGCCAGTTGGATGAACCCTCATCAGCCCCAGTCGAACAACCAACTGGAGCAGTAGCTCCACCAGATCCCCAGCAAACACTGGCTCCACCTGATCCCCGAACAGCCCCAACTGGACCAGTAATGGCCCCACCAGACCCACCAGTAGCAgtggcttccttttgtccctcAGCAACCTCCACTACATCAGTGAAGTTCCTGACTAGGCCACCAGCAGCCCCAACTGGACCATCAACCTCTGGTTCCCATTCCTCAGAAGGAACTCCAGCTGCCCCAGTTGCTTTAGAAAAAG TAATAGATGACATTGTGGAAGAAGGCTGTCCTGCTCCCAGTGCAGTGCTGAAACGGAAAAGGAAAG AATGCCCACATACAGTATCAGGGAGCAAAGAGTTCTACCCTGTGAAGAGGGTTGCCTAA